Within the Platichthys flesus chromosome 8, fPlaFle2.1, whole genome shotgun sequence genome, the region CTGCGGTGAGAGAGTAATGTTCATGAGGTGCTTTGCATTGATCAACCATTGATGGTTAATTGTGGGCGTGTAGAAGGCCCAATATGAACAAACATATCAAGGTGGACTGAGTTATTAAGTGAacattgcgttcaggtgtgtgtgcgtcaaTACTAGTAACTTCTGTCTCACAAAGAGAGAGGTGCTGGCTTCCTTGTTATGGCTGTCTGACCATTTTTAAAGAAGGAAAATGTGTCTGACACTGTAAAGTGTCAGACACATTATTTTCTACTTTGATCTGGGAAAAATTTCCATATGCAAACATGCATTATATCTTGTATCATATTATACATGTCTTTTGATAGTGACATAGATTGCAATGGATTATTCCTTACATACTTGAGTTTTGTCCAGAGTTTTCAGGTCAAGAAATCCAATCTATGGTTATCTTTAACCTTGTTGAGCAGTCATCAGTCGCtctggatgaagatgaggacACTGAACTAAAGGGACCTGTGGTAAGAACGGACTGACTGCTGTTCACTgattgttgtgtgtgatgatctCAACTTTACACGGTATCAATGAGGGCTTTTTCTTCTTGTAGATTGACAGACGGTGCTCTCATTGCAATAAAGAGGGAATGGTTTACCACACCAGGCAGATGAGATCGGCAGATGAAGGACAAACTGTCTTCTTTTCCTGTATACACTGCAGGTAAGCATTCTGTGTATTTAGTAGGCAGGTTACAGTCAGCTCCAGTGCTAAATATTGTGTCTGGAATggatgctgtaaatatgaa harbors:
- the polr1h gene encoding DNA-directed RNA polymerase I subunit RPA12, translated to MSCLGGDPNFCPECGNVLPLPGIQDTVYCPHCSFFIPVTEFSGQEIQSMVIFNLVEQSSVALDEDEDTELKGPVIDRRCSHCNKEGMVYHTRQMRSADEGQTVFFSCIHCRYQEKEDS